CAGAATTGGCCTGGGGATCTCGACTATGCCGGCAAGCGCGTCGTCGTGATCGGCTCGGGCGCCACGGCGGTGACGCTGGTGCCGGAGATGGCGAAGACCGCCTCGCACGTCACCATGCTGCAGCGCTCGCCGACTTACGTGGTGGCGCGGCCGGCGGAAGATGCGCTCGCCAACAAGCTCCGCAGGAATCTCTCGGCAAAACTCGCCTATCACATGATCCGTTGGCGCAACGTGCTGTTCGGCATGTATTTCTTCCAGCTCTGCCGCCGCAAGCCGGATCGCGCCAAGGAACTGATCCTCGGCGGCGTCAAGATGGCGCTGGGGCCGGAATACGACGTGGCCAAGCACTTCACGCCGCGCTACAATCCGTGGGAGCAGCGGCTCTGCCTGGTGCCCGATGGCGACCTGTTCAAGTCGATCCGCGACAAGCGCGCCTCCGTCGTCACCCATGAGATCGACACCTTCACCAAGGGTGGTATCAAGCTGAAGGACGGCAGTGAGATCGAGGCCGACATCATCGTCACCGCCACGGGGTTGAACCTGCAGGTGCTCGGCGGCCTCGAGGTCAGCGTCGACGGCCGCACGGTCGATTTCGCGCGAACGCTGAACTACAAGGGCATGATGTATTCGGATATCCCGAACATGGCCTCGGCGTTCGGCTACACCAACGCGTCGTGGACGCTGAAATGCGATCTCACCTGCGAATATGTCTGCCGGCTGATCAACTACATGGACCGCAACGGCTACAAGCAGTGCATGCCGCATAATGTCGATCCTGACGTCACCGAACTGCCGTCGCTGGATTTCTCGTCGGGCTATGTGCAGCGCTCGATCGCCAAGCTGCCCAAGCAGGGCTCGAAGCGGCCGTGGCGGCTGTACCAGAATTACGCGCTCGACATCGTCACCCTGCGCTACGGCAAGGTCGACGACGGGGTAATGCAGTATTCGTGAGCGGTTCCGCCGCGCGAGGTGCGTCCGGACGCCCCATGCGTCGTTTCGCGTATACGTATGCGAGCGCGAATCGTTCAAGGTGTCCTCACGGTTAACGCCGAATTAACCGGCGCACCCTTACGCTGCGTGGCTTGTGGCCCCTGACAGCACGAGGAAGCCCATGGACGCCCAGCGAATTGCCGTCGATGCCATCGTGGCGCTGACCGATTGCGACCGCGAGGCGGCCGCCGCCTTCATCCGCAAATTCTATCTGGCCGGCGTCCGCGACCCGAAGCGCCTGACCTTCAAGGGCCTGCAGGCGCTGCGGGGCTGAGGAGCTCGCCTCTTCGATTTTCGGATTCAATTGTCGTGCCTGTTCAATTGCGGGCGCAATGACGGGGGACATAGTTTCGCGACCTCGCGGCGCATTGCGTCCGAGGTTTGCTTGTGAACTTCCCGCCCTCTTGTTCAGAGGGCGCAGGGAAGACCGGGTGCTTGCTGCACCCGCGGTCTCGCGTGCGATTTGCGCAAACAAAAGTGCACACGAGCATACAG
This portion of the Bradyrhizobium sp. AZCC 2262 genome encodes:
- a CDS encoding flavin-containing monooxygenase; translated protein: MTDTAEHFDVLIVGAGLSGIGAGYHLQEKCPGKSYVILEGRDCIGGTWDLFRYPGIRSDSDMYTLGYSFKPWTEPKAIADGPRILNYVCETAVDNGIDSKIRFHHRVKRASWSSPDSRWTVEAERTVGEGATEIVSFTCNFLFMCSGYYKYEEGYTPEFSGTADFAGQIVHPQNWPGDLDYAGKRVVVIGSGATAVTLVPEMAKTASHVTMLQRSPTYVVARPAEDALANKLRRNLSAKLAYHMIRWRNVLFGMYFFQLCRRKPDRAKELILGGVKMALGPEYDVAKHFTPRYNPWEQRLCLVPDGDLFKSIRDKRASVVTHEIDTFTKGGIKLKDGSEIEADIIVTATGLNLQVLGGLEVSVDGRTVDFARTLNYKGMMYSDIPNMASAFGYTNASWTLKCDLTCEYVCRLINYMDRNGYKQCMPHNVDPDVTELPSLDFSSGYVQRSIAKLPKQGSKRPWRLYQNYALDIVTLRYGKVDDGVMQYS